In one window of Fulvia fulva chromosome 5, complete sequence DNA:
- a CDS encoding Fasciclin-like arabinogalactan protein has protein sequence MKRIAARRCGSSSTRCTNHGSTTPRPTSGELEVDFISTRSSRLVRAFRQHQPLPSHTPLICRHQPCASTAVMFSKTFLAAAATFAVALAQDAPPELAAALNSTEELSQLNTLLGGFPDLLSMLANATDITILAPSNDAFSTFLQSPENQAAAADNGTLMALLSYHVLNGTVMSMNITSTPTFVASLLSNETYTNVTGGQRVGARLVGGDDGTATIISGLGSRSNVTTADVAVSNGVVHIIDSVLTIPQSVSDTALLAGLTGLAGALVATDLVETIDTTPDVTIFAPTNSAFEQIGSALGELTPEQATAILGYHVINGSVAYSSLLENGSSVESSTGQPLNITIIDGEVFVNSARVVAADVLVANGVVHLIDGVLNPNSTALPNPDEDESVPVYEGASMGDVPYTTAVTATSTVAVATTDAVADGYTPAPSGALSSASQSNAEAASETSSAGAARITGAIGAAALFAGAGYLAL, from the exons ATGAAGCGAATCGCGGCGCGCAGATGCGGTTCAAGCTCCACGAGGTGTACTAATCATGGCTCCACAACACCACGGCCCACGTCAGGCGAACTTGAGGTAGACTTCATAAGCACAAGGTCCTCGCGGTTGGTACGAGCCTTTCGTCAGCATCAACCTCTTCCATCACACACACCTCTCATCTGCCGTCATCAACCTTGCGCAAGCACCGCAGTCATGTTCTCCAAGACGTTCCTCGCCGCCGCGGCGACATTCGCTGTTGCTCTTGCCCAAGATGCTCCCCCAGAGCTCGCCGCCGCTCTTAACAGCACCGAGGAGCTCTCCCAGCTGAACACTCTTCTCGGCGGATTCCCAGATC TGCTTAGCATGCTAGCGAATGCAACCGACATCACCATCCTGGCACCCAGCAACGATGCCTTCAGTACATTCTTGCAGTCTCCAGAGAACcaggcggcggcggcggacAATGGCACACTCATGGCACTCCTCTCGTACCACGTTCTCAACGGAACCGTCATGTCAATGAACATTACATCGACACCAACCTTCGTGGCCTCTCTGCTCAGCAACGAGACGTACACGAACGTCACTGGCGGTCAAAGAGTCGGTGCCCGTCTGGTCGGCGGTGATGATGGCACTGCGACCATCATCTCTGGTCTGGGCAGCAGGTCCAACGTCACCACGGCA GACGTCGCCGTCTCGAACGGTGTTGTGCACATCATCGACTCAGTCCTCACCATTCCCCAGAGCGTGTCTGACACCGCCCTTCTTGCTGGTCTGACCGGTCTCGCCGGCGCCTTGGTCGCGACAGATCTCGTAGAGACCATCGACACGACCCCAGATGTTACCATCTTCGCCCCAACCAACTCAGCATTTGAACAAATTGGCAGCGCTCTCGGCGAGCTGACCCCCGAGCAAGCCACCGCTATCCTAGGCTACCACGTCATCAACGGCTCTGTCGCCTACAGCAGCCTGTTGGAGAACGGCTCCAGCGTCGAGTCTTCCACCGGCCAGCCCTTGAACATCACCATCATCGACGGCGAAGTCTTCGTCAACAGCGCTCGTGTCGTCGCTGCTGATGTTCTGGTCGCGAACGGTGTCGTTCACCTCATCGACGGTGTCCTCAACCCCAACAGCACCGCACTGCCAAACCCAGACGAGGACGAGAGCGTACCAGTCTACGAGGGTGCTTCGATGGGTGACGTTCCATACACCACTGCCGTCACTGCTACATCCACCGTCGCCGTTGCTACAACCGATGCCGTTGCTGATGGCTACACCCCAGCTCCATCTGGTGCCCTCAGCTCCGCCAGCCAGTCCAACGCCGAGGCGGCTTCTGAGACTTCGTCAGCTGGTGCTGCTAGGATCACTGGTGCTATTGGCGCTGCTGCCTTGTTCGCTGGTGCCGGATACTTGGCATTGTAA